gaattgaaatatgattccgatatgcatgacacAAATTTGACAAAAGAGCCTTCACATACCACCTACCAATACCCCATCATGTTTCAAAGCATACACGCGCCCCTAAAGCAGTGGACTAAGACAGTATTAGTTTTATTTCAGTATATAGGTGGCCATAAAAAAGATTTGTGGTGTACGTACAAGCTTAATATATCCCAACGCATGAAGCAAGAGAGCTTTTTTATAAAGAACACATGAAGCAAGAGTTACTCTTCAACTGCAAAAATAAGCAAGAATCTGTAGTTCCTTACACACCATGGATTCCTCCGATGCATACTGGTATTGTGTTATGAATTCATTCAACATAACAAATTTCCACAGGCTTAGTGTTCAAACTTGAGGATCAAGAAGCCTCAAGGGTGGTCAGTAAAAAACTACTACCAATTAAAAATCCCTGAATTGTATCTTCAGAGATTCAAGAAACTGACTTTTAAAATAAATTGAGAAGTGTATACACCCTGGGTCCTTAAGGTACTAAGGACAATTTTGAGATCATTTACAAACTTTCAGACATCTACATGTTTCAGTTGGGTAGTAAGAGTAAGTGTAATTTCATCCTTAGGCGCATTACATGTCATGCTATATTTAGATAAATATTATGGGGTTTGAGACTTTCTTTTCCAGATTAAACTGGTCATTCTTAGGGATTGGAAGTTCATCCGTAGTGGTATCAAGATGGAGCATCAATCCTTTTGTATTATCTGATAAGAAGCATTTAAGTCTGTGAGCTTAAATTGAACGAGAAAGGTGTGACGGCATTCCTAAGTTCTGTCCTTGAACAGCTAAATCTATGAAAAAATTTCTACTAACTGAGGATCCACTGACATAAAGATTACATCAAGCACCAATCTTCTAGAGGCACAGGCACCACATGAAGCAACATCTCACGTCATCTTAATTGGCCCTTTTTGGCATTTAAGTTGAGCATGTTAAGGCTGATTTTGTGAAAGGCCAAGTCTAATTGGGACCAGAACCTCTTCTAGAGAATCTTTTAAAAGCGAAACCATGTGAGCCTCTTCAAGTCAAACAATTATATCTGCATCAAATAATGGAAAATGGAAGTGTTTCACAAGGAATCGTTTACAAGGAATCGTTTACATGTATCCAACCCCAGCATATGTAAGTATCCGGGTTGAGTACGTCcacctttttaataatctttagTGAATATTGAAGGATTTGCACAAAACTAATTTGGAAAAAGGATCTGCACAAAGTAGTGCACCCATATCACACACGTTTAAGGGGTACATCAAGACAAGACAAGGCAAGACAATAACATAAAAGATGGTAACTACAGAAACAAATAGCTTATGTTACTAAGAACTTACAACATTGGTTAGAACAATTCCAGGAGTATTACATACTACACTTATGCCAGCTTCAGCAGGGAGCCTCTTATGAAGGACGCTACTGAACATAACCTGCACTTCTTAACCACAGTGGATTAGTCACTGGAGAGCAAAATCATCAAAGAcagattttaaaaaagaaaactcAAACAGAAAGCACAGACTAAGAAGAAGGGAATAAGAGCTTAGCATCTTAAGTTCACTTCTAACTATTAGAAATTCTTGATGATTTTATGCCTGAAATGATTACTAATAAAAAGCTACATACAATGTGTTCAATACTTGAGTTTTTGCTTTAATGTCCCTTGCCCGGTTGTTCACTGCTGATGTAACATGCGCAAAGGATTCCTAGTTTACACATTGCATTGATGATTAGAGGTGCACAAGAAATAACATTAAAACCAGTGAGAGTCGACTTTCTAGAATTTGCACATTTGTATTAGCGTGACTTTCGACAAGCAGATGAACATCTCCCTACAGAAATCATTTTTTGGATCAACCTGTGGAATTAAGAGAGTATAGTAATAGCTCTTAATGGATACGCAACAAAGTACCGGAGATGTGCCTTTGGATGTTTTGCATCCCaaatctatgttgctcggactctccaaaaatattGCTGCATCCGTGTCCGATCCTCCAAAAATAGCGTCCGTGTCCGATCCTCCAAAAATGCGCTATTTTTGGAGGATTCGACACTCACCTGCctgcatttttgaagagtccgagcaacatagtccCAAATTACCAAACAATGGTATATTTTTGTTTCTGATAACTCTTTGATGGGTCCTATCCGAAATATTCAAATTGGGTTTTTATCACTACTCAAGATGATCTTGACCAGAGCGAACCCACTTTTTAATCACCTTATGcctaatatatgtaaataaatattgGAGTGATGATGGGCCAGTAATATCTAATAGTATTTCCATCAGCATAAATTGAGAGGAAATAGGAGAGCTTCAGGTTCCTGAACTTTATTTAATAAGCAGAACGTAACCTTCCTAAATCGCGAAAAGCAAAAATGAAATATAACTAGGCAGCCACCTGTGTTAAGGTATGCAGTGGTCGAACAGGTTGTAGCATCTCAACTAGTGATAACACGACAAGCAAAAGACCATTAGCAAGTAATAGCTAATAACCTTTTAGAAAATACCTGAGCAAGCTTGCTGCCCCCATATCCCACTACACTGGTGTACTTTCTCTTTCCGGATACAACATTCATATCTTCTGGATCGACAAACCCAACATAGTGCATCTACACAGATGAAATAAGCTATACTCCTGTTAGCAGCCGTAACATTAGCCATAAACTGAAGTAATGCAAGCACTTAAATTACAAGATAAATTTATTTCGCAGCAACTACATCCACCCCTCTCAACCTTCCGAGACTTGGTTTCGTTGGAGAATAGTCTCAATATCGTCTGCTTTGTCCTTTTATTTCACTTCCGACCCCAAATTTGGCCTAATTAAAGGATTTATTAGCTACCACGTctgcttttttctttttcatatccAATATAATGAGGTCATAAAACCAATAGTAAGTAACACAGATCATAAAATGAACCAACATGTTCAAGTTAAAGCAAGACCAAAACAACGCCTGACCAAAGAGTTACCAACAATCAACAGTTTAAATTCGCATTAAGAGAATAAAGAAAGGAAAGTACCAACAAGCATATTAAGCAAAGAGAATCAAGAATGCAAATATGGATACATCATCTTACAGGCACAGCGTTATACATCCACATGGTCAAATTGGATGAGTAAATCAAACAATAATGACGCCCCAAAGAAATTGTCCAAAAGGAAAAGTTCAAGCCCACAAATTTAAGGGCACCCCACAGTTTTGAAACTTGAAATCAAAATTACTCTTAATCCACCTAATTGTTCCATTATGCGGCAAAGTCCAGTTATTCCTAATAATATGTATCTTTTTTTCCCCTTATATATTGTTGACACATACACCAGAAATCTTAAGATCTTGGACAGGCCACTTCAATTCCCCAACCAGTAAATACCTTTTCTGCTCAGACTGTTCATGAGAAAGGCAAaggcgtccaaaaagaaaaggatgaaATAATGAAGTCTATGTTGAACCACCTCCATATTGCTGTTTATCATTGCTTCAACCAAGCTTATAGTTTATACTATTTCAAATTAATGCATACTAGATAAAACGTTTTCACCAATGCTGAAACTTCAGTTTGCAACTTATTTTAAAGTATCCATAATGAGAAAAATTGGGGTCATTCAAAGCAGTAACTTAGTGCCAAAAATGAGGAGAAAAACAATTGAGTATATAACATATCCATCTATAGCGGGGGCATATTGCTAAGACTTACGGTAGAGTTCACGTTAATAATTCGGCTTGGAGAACTTCTAATAAGTGATGGTAAAAGCAATATGGAAAGCATAGCCGGAGCTAGATGATTCACTTGCATGTGCTCTTCATACCCATCTTTTGAAAACTTCTGTGGTTCTGTAGAAAACAACATGATTCATTAGCTTAAGTTAGATGGCTCAGAAGCAAAGTCTCACAAGTTTCCAGATAAAAGTATGTGCACTCACTCCTTTATTAATTATTCAGATTCCATCTAAAGGTGAAAACAGATAAGAAGCTGTAACAATATTTCTATTGCATATACCATGTACTGTCCCTTTTAAACTGCTAAATGCACCCACACTAGCTAAGCATTAGTGCATTAGCAGAGGAAAACATGGTAATGCAAGCCAAAGTGGGAAGTCAGTCTAAGGCAACTACATTGATACAGTTGACCAGCATAGGATTTTCTGGTTACCTATTATCCTGATCGGGAGCTCTGGTAAACACATGAATGTGAACATGATGAACATCTAAAGTTGTAGttcttgaaagaaaaaaaattctacgAACATATAACTTCCAATCTGTCGGTGCAATTAAAATATTCAATCATAAACCTATAGTTGCTACTATAACCAATTCCACCGATACAACAATAAGTTGTGTTTTGACCAGGACATGTAGACTAACCATTGCAGCTTGTCCTAGGATAGTAGAACATTTTACATTAATTTTACACTATATATTCGTGCTTGAGTGAGCTCATAAGACATAAGCATGACAAGGGGATTATCCAGTTAAAGACCAGATGCTGCTGCTACAGGCTCTTCCACTTCAGAATCAGAAATGAGACATCCTTCATATTATCACATCAGGAAAGTAACTAATTAAATAGACTTTCTCATTCTGAATCTCTCTCTAATATTTCATCCAAAGCATGAGCCAAAAAAGAAACCTTGCTGAAGTTCTTTTTTTAACTAGTAATAAAATTTTATAAACAAAGGGCCATAAAACACCTGCATACAAGAAGTATACCAAAAAATAGAAAATCTTACAAACTTCGCTGAAGTTCATATTTGACATAAATGATAAATCATAAATCATCTTTTCATATTTACTAATACTAGGTAAATAAATTCCAATCTATTATGACCTGTCTGAAGCGGGTAGTGGACCATTTAAGAGTCATTATCATCTCAATAATGGAAAAATTCTTAGAATATCCATGTAGAATAAAAATCAATCACTGATGTATTTGGTGTTGCATGAATCTGACATATACGCTAACTCCTTTTTTAAATGGTTTGGCATATACACTAACTTATTTCTTgataaagtgtttttttttttgtgaataaaGACATACACTAACTTATCACATATAAAGATTTAATGCCTTGATTTTCAGAGGCTTAGTTACATGGAAACAGATATTTCTATAAAGCCCCACGTATACCATAAACTTCTAAACTAAGGAAACAAACAGAAAACTTGACCATATGATGAAATAGCTGAAAGATGCAAACATGCTATGACATCTGAAAGATTAAAAATGGATATCACGTAAGAAGGGcaggattttttatttttttttgatcatTAAGTAAGAAAGGCTTTATGATGTAGTTGTAACCTAATAGTTGCCTCAAGGTATCACAGCTCAAATATCGCACAAAAAGACTGGACACTTTGGTTAATACCAATTAATAACAAACTAGTACCGCACTAACCTCCAATCGAAAATATGCCAGCATTGTTGATGAGAACATGTAATGGTGCCATGCGGGCATTCCATGCTTCTGCAAATCGTGCAACAGAATCCAACGAGAGAAGATCAAGCTCCATGACCTTGCAACAAATGTGAACCATATTCATTAGGACAATATCCTCATGACATAGATTCATTAACATTAACTTAAAATATTTCTTGAAACTTATAAATTTGTAATAAACTAGCGTACAGCTGTACTACTTCCTAGCCATACTTGATACTACTATGAAATGAAAGACAACATACCTCAATGTTGAGTGGAAGGCCCTTGCCAGACCAATCTTCCTGCCATTTTCGTATTAATTCCTGCGCACGATTTGTGCTTCTAACAGCCATAACCACATGAGCTCCTGCTTCCGCCAACTGCCTGTCTAATGCAAAagcaaaatatttatacattagAGAAAATGGATTAGAACTTGTTCCAAATCGTTGTATCTCAAAGATGAGTGAGATGAGATTAACAGATTCAACAGAATAATGAAGAAAACAATATAAAGAAAGGGCAGAAGGAAAATCATATGCTGTAACATTATTTATCACAAAAGAGTGCATCAACAGACCCTGATATGTGGATATCCTTAGGATAATCATGTTAGGTAACAAATACTGTGGGATGTGGAATGGATGAGAAATCAACTCGCTGCCAGATATGAAACAAAGATCTACCCCCTTTTGCTATGACTTATTACATATAAAACAAAAAGAGTATTGGGAGAAGAAATAGAAAATTGAACGAGTCTTAGTAAAGCCAGACCACTAATTAGATGGATCAACTGTCAGTACTTTTCAGCTCAAAGGCAATCAACCGCCAAATAAGGATTAGAGAAAGCGAAAAAGGTAACACTGATAAGGGAAGAAGATAAATTCTGATTCAATTTTCTTTGATTCAGGAGCACAAAAGTTATTTACATCTCCTCCTTTTACCTTTAATAAGTATTAGTTTGTGCCTGGATTTCATTCTTTCATTAGCAGTTGGCCAGTTCAGAGTTATTCTATCTATTTGTTATTTATAGATAATCTGCTTAATGAACTTCACAGCTTTCTCGAAGCTATATAATAAAATGGATGGAGTGTTTAGACGCTCCAGATTGTTTTCTGTCGGGAATTAAGGCAAGAATAATTGTTTCATCAGGCACATAAATAGAGCAAGTTATTTCATTCAAGTTTTAAATATGATATCCCGAAAGGGCATTGACATTTTTTCCAATAAGGAAATACTCTGAAAAAAGGAATAAACACCACAAAATCCATTTCTACCATCTTTTGCTGTTGACAAACCACAAACAAGTATAGAAAAAATCAAGAGGAGACTCGGCATTATGACTCTTTATATTAGTTTAACCACTTATAAAAAGCTATTTCTCCACTACGTTACTATAATCACTAAGCAAGTAAATCTGCTGAAAGGATTAACCTAGCTATGGAAGAGCAATGATGTGTGGAGAAGTGAACTAACCCACCTGCTTCCTTCATTACCACTATCAGATAGTTATACAAAACTATCTTAGCTCATTAATTAATCACAGCTAACCTCAACTAACTAACAATGTACAAGTATGAGCAGCTATCACTAATTTCTACACAATGAATTGGCAGCAAAATCTAATAGAAAAGCATACCGAGCGATTTCACGGCCAATACCACTGGTAGAACCAGTGACGATGCAAGTGAGGTCATTAATAGGAGGGAGAGGCATAGGGTTGTGCAAGTGACTAGCCAATATCCTTTGGAAAAGCATCTCGTATACCAAATAGAACCAGCCACGTAGCCATTCTATCCATCCCAATGATTCTTTCTTCGCCGTCTTCTTCAATGGCTGCTttgcttcttctttctcctcactCTGAATCGCCTCCAACTTCGCCATCTCCTTCCCCCTTGATTCTCAGGTGCtttctccttttccttttttccACTCCTCTTTATTcgttttttgtcattttctttcgCCATGTGACTCTCACGTGACTTATTTCAAGACTCATACATCCATTTTGTTTGACCTATGATTCATGAGATTCCAAATTGTTTAGCGCATCCCCCCCtttctttattttaaaaaaatgaaatccTCATTTTGAAATAAACGATCGTATCTCATATTTCAATTAACTGGACATAGAGTTTAAAAAACAAAGATAAATTtttaaatcttgtgatcttaaattaaaaatgtatGTACTTAAATTTTGTAGTCTTAAACTAGTCATGTAAAATGTTGAAAttaaaaacttactaaatataaaaataaagacttttttTAGCGCATAGCAAAacgaaaagtaagacacttaaattgaaacgGAAAGAGTATTTATTTTATTAGTAGATCAATTTCTTCTTTGTTGCTTGGTGATTGAATCTTTAAAGGAGCACACGACATTTTTAAATTAGTTATGAATATATTTAGCACATCATATATAGAACAATGGGATTTATTCTTTATTCATAAACGATTTAAAATAAATCTTAAATCTGTTTAGCAGAATTATTTACAAACAAATTGAAAGATGGAAACTGATTTACCAAATCTAATGGTCCAAATTTTTGTGGGTAACTCCCACTGTTCTATATATGATGTGCTAAATTGGTTGAAACACTATGCGACTAGGGAAGGCTGCGATAAGATACCATTTCTTCATGTGCAATGTTGTTCGTTGTAATATAATCCATATTCTGCCACTgacagacatatatatatatatatatatatatatatccgggAGATCAGGTTATGCTCTGTATCATCTCACAATGAAATTTATGGATCGACGCATGGTGAAAATGTACAGAAAGGACAAAATCGTCGTTGGCCAAGGACTTGGAGAAGTCTCGTAATTAATACCTCGTATGCCCACTTAACCCAATTATTTCCAGTCCACATCTTTGGCGTCCCGTCGAGTTATTTCCATTTCCACGTTTTGGGTACTTCCCATCTCACCAGTCATTTCTACTTGGTGGATTGTCCCTACTGGTGCAGGACTATTCCCAATAACTCCATCCCTGGGTACTTTTTTCCACATATTGAGTTCCCTACAAAGTTAACCACGTCTTGTGCGCCTAATCGTCCCACGTTCAACAAATGGAAATTGGGATAGACCTATAACAGAAACATGCTAAGAAAGATTTGATTACTTAGATAACTTCTACTACTATCTAGCAATTACGAACTCTTTACTTAAACAAATCTGTCAGTAACAACAAATATCGATTGCAAAACTAGTCAAGAGAGACAAAGGGAGAGAGAACAAGCACTAGTGCCGTAACTTGGGAAGTCAACAGTCATGGTGGCGACACAGACCCACAGAAACATTCTACGGACAATGGCTCCAATAAAAACATATCCTGTAAGCAGAGTTCAAACGACAAAAGATGTGGTTGATTGATACTCAACCAACAGAAACTTGGAAAA
The nucleotide sequence above comes from Lycium barbarum isolate Lr01 chromosome 3, ASM1917538v2, whole genome shotgun sequence. Encoded proteins:
- the LOC132632393 gene encoding dehydrogenase/reductase SDR family member FEY-like, producing the protein MAKLEAIQSEEKEEAKQPLKKTAKKESLGWIEWLRGWFYLVYEMLFQRILASHLHNPMPLPPINDLTCIVTGSTSGIGREIARQLAEAGAHVVMAVRSTNRAQELIRKWQEDWSGKGLPLNIEVMELDLLSLDSVARFAEAWNARMAPLHVLINNAGIFSIGEPQKFSKDGYEEHMQVNHLAPAMLSILLLPSLIRSSPSRIINVNSTMHYVGFVDPEDMNVVSGKRKYTSVVGYGGSKLAQVMFSSVLHKRLPAEAGISVVCNTPGIVLTNVARDLPQFLQVGYRLIPYFIFNAEEGSRSTLFAATDPQISEYCEMLKADDWPVCAYISHDCRPTNASEEAHNVETSNKVWEKTLELVGLPSDAVERLIEGEEITCRYGNSPE